Genomic DNA from Schistocerca americana isolate TAMUIC-IGC-003095 chromosome 6, iqSchAmer2.1, whole genome shotgun sequence:
GTTTCATTCCCTCAGGGTTTAAATTTCAtccctgactgagaaaccaaacaccaattttcaaagatttacctTTTAACGTGCttttgcaataaaatattttcataaaatatttcaccatctatttcacccccttagggtttgaatttccaaaatacaaattttcatagctcTAGCTTCAAAAactcttgcacaatgaaatatttccacaaaaactttcaTCCACCCCTTTTAGCAccataggagttgaatttccaaaaacactgaaacatttttttttccccctaactgagaatctgaatttaaattttcatagatttagtctTAAAAACTCTTTCATAATAAAATCTATTAATAACATATTTCACCCACTTAGGGATTCAACTTTgagaaaactgaacacaaatcttttatttgtaaccaagaagtcaaatatcaaAGTCCGTAGacctagctttaaaaatactttagtagtcctttaataatgatatattttcaaaaacattttccaCCCACTATTTTCCCCCTTAGTgatcaaatttccaaaaatgctgaaacatgtattttttattttctgaatgtgaaaccaaataccagttttcataggtctaccttcaaaattcccttaatagtgacCCACTTTCAAAAAGTCTTTCATCCCTTATTTCTGTCACTTGAGAATGGAATTTCAGACAACCCCTTCTTAAATGattcctacagtataagatccacaccctctccaaacttcaagtttgtatccttagtggtttgggctgggcaatgatgaatCAGTGAATtagtctgaccctatttcaccccccttaggggttgaatttccaaaaacaatgaaacacgtatttattcatctctgagaagccaaacaccaattttcatatatttagctttaaacagagtttcacagtaaaatattttcataaaatatgtcACCTTcattttcacccccttaggggttgaatttccaaaacggatatgttttgtttctaacagagaagccaaatacaaattttcatagaactagcttcaaaaatgttttcacagtgaaatatttccataaaaacttgtaTCTACCCCCTTTACCCccatagggattgaatttccaaaaacagtgaaacatgtaattttttatttctaattcagaagccgaatttaaattttcatagatttaaactTAAAAACCTttcacaataaaaaatttaaacaaaaaaatttagtccctatttcacccccttagggattcaatttccagaaacaatgaaacacatatttttttatatgtaactGAGGAATCAAATACCAATATTTattgaattattcagatagtgaagggagacgaaaatttaatagtcacgggtgactggaattcgataataggaaaaggatgagaaggaaacatagtaggtgaatatggattggaggtaagaaatgaaagaggaagctgcctgtcagaattttgcacagagcacaactaaatcatagctaacacttggttcaagaatcataaaagaaggttgtatacatggaagaagcctggagatactgacaggttccagatagattatataatggtaagacagagattcaggaaccaggttctaaattgtaagacatttccaggggccgatatggactctgaccacaatctattggttatgaattgtagattaaaactgaagaaactgcaaaaaggtgggaatttaaggagatgggacctggataaactgactaaaccagaggttgtacagagtttcagggagagcataagggaacaattgacaagaatgggggaaagaaatacagtagaagaagaatgggtagctttgagggatgaagtagtgaaggcagcagaggatcaagtaggtaaaaaggtgagggctagtagaaatccttgggtgacagaataaatattgaatttaattgatgaaaggagaaaatataaaaatgcagtaaatgaagcaggcaaaaaggaatacaaacgtcagaaaaatgagtgcaaaatggctaagcaggcatagctagaggacaaatgtaaggatgtagaggcttgtcttactaggggtaagacagatactgcctacaggaaaattaaagagacctttggagaaaagagaaccacttgtatgaatatcaagagctcagatggaaacccagttctaagcaaagaagggaaagcagaaaggtggaaggattatatagagggactatacaagggcgatgtacttgagagcaatgttatacaaagggaataggatgtagatgaagatgaaatgggagatatgatactgcgtgaagcgtttgatagagcactgaaacacctaagtcgaaacaaggccccgggtgtagacaacattccattagaactactgacagccttgggagagccagtcctgacaaaactctaccatctggtgagcaaaatgtatgagacaggtgaaataccctcatacttcaagaagaatataataattccaaccccaaagaaagcaggcattgacagatgtgaaaagtactgaactgtcagtttaatgagtcgcggctgcaaattactaatgcgaattctttacagaaaaatggaaaaactggtagaagccgaccttggggaagatcagtttggattccgtagaaatatgggaacacataaggcaatactgaccctacgacttatcttagaagctagattaagaaaaggcaaacctacaattttagcatttgtagacttggagaaagcttttgactatgttgactggaatactctctttcaaattctgaaggtggcgggggtaaaatacagggagcaaaaggctatttacagtctgtacagaagccagatggcagttataagagtcgagggacatgaaaggaaagcagtgattaggaagggagtgagacagggttgtagcctctccacgatgttattcaatctgtatattgagcaagcagtaaaggaaacaaaagaaaaattcggagtaagtattaaaatccatggagaagaaataaaaactttgaggttcacccatgacatagtaattctgtcagacacagcaaaggacttggaagagcagttgaacggaatgaacagtatcttgaaaggaggtataagatgaacatcaacaaaagaaaaacgaggataatggaatgtagtcgaattaagttgggtgatgcagagggaattagattaggaaatgagacacttaaagtagtaaaggagttttgctatttggggagcaaaataactcatgatggtcaaagtagagaggatataaaatgtacactggcaatggcaaggaaagcgtttctgaagaagagaaatttgttaacaccgagtatagatttaagtgtcaggaagtcgtttctgaaagtatttgtatggagtgtagccatgtatggaagtgaaacatggacgataaatagtttggacaagaagagaatagaagctttcgaaatgtggtgctacagaagaatgctgaagattagatgggtggatcacataactaatgaggaggtattgaataggattggggagaagaggagtttgtggcacaacttgactagaagaaggggtcggttggtaggacatgttctgaggcatcaagggatcaccaatttagtattagagggcagtgtggagggtaaaaatcgtagagggagaccaagagatgaatacacgtagcagattcagaatgatgtaggctgcagtaggtactgggagatgaagaagcttgcacaggatagtgtagcatggagagctgcatcaaaccagtctcaggactgatgaccacaacaacaacaacattgatgttgctttaaaaatactttagtagttctttaataatgatatgttTCCAAAAAAAAGCTTCCACCCACTATTTCATCCCCATagggtaaaattttaaaaaatgctgaaaaacatatttctttatttctgactgagaaacctaataccaatttttgtagatctagcttcaaaattgccttaatagcgacattctCCAAAAAacccttcatcccctatttcatctccttagggttggaatttcgaaaaatcctttcttaaactaTGCCTACAGCATAAACTCTACACCTTCCCCAAGTTTCAGCTTTGTATCCTTAGCAATTTGGGCTGGGcagtgatgagtcagtcagtcaggacattgccttttatatatagagattgtgGCTCAGTGCCAAGTGAGTAAGTGTCTCAAATTGCAAATCCTAAGGCTCAGAATCCAATCCTCCATTGGTCttgggatttttttctgtcagttattGCTCCTTTCACCTCTGTGAAAAATGTGTAGCTGTACCATGGTTCAGAGTATTACTGATCCAAAGGTCCCCTTGTATCTGGCTGCGTAAATCAGTTCAAAATGAGAGGGAAACAAAGACATACCATACCCATTAGAACCATGCCTAAAAAAGCACTACAGTGTTCAAACCAAATTTCAGATTGTGGACAACAAAAACTTATATTTCTGCAATTAATGGGAGTAACGTTTCCACAAAGTGCTGATAGTGAAGCTAAAGCTTGTAATGTACAAAGTAAGTTGGGTGTCTGCTTTTATACCAATAACAAAAGCCTAAAGAGCTTTCCTCTCCTTGTAAATGAATGGCTTTATACAGTTGTTCCAAATATCAGGTCTTGTCTTAATATGTATATTGTGTCAGAATGATTCTGCAAATTTTTCTTTCTCCACATCTCTCTCTGGTCTTCTCATCTCTACCATTATTCAATCATTCCCAAGTGTTTCTTGCTTTTTATGTGTCAGTTGTCTTTGTCTTCATCTTTTGACAACATTTCAGAAACACATTCATTCTCATAATCTCAACAGTTTTTCATTGCATCTTGTaaactacagggtgtttataaatgaatatcggggttttaatggtttataatatttattacgttaaacttacagttataaatgatacgtcaaatgaaagagcaactaaaacagttttaccaagaaccttataaatgttcaatgtgagcaccatttgtcgcaCGGCGTACATAAAGTCTATAGCCAAGTGCTGGATAGGccacaaggggcccaatgacagggcttgctttgcatgaccTCCacattcacccgacctaacgccatgcattCCTTTGAGGCTTCATCAAGGATTGTGTGTATGTggctccgctaccagcagacctccctgaattaagaaactggattgaagcatatgttgctacaatcactgaagacacacttatcaacgtttgcgaagaactcggctatagacttgatgtgtgccatgtgacaaatggtgctcacactgaacatttataaggtgcttggtaaaactgtttgagttgctatttcatttgacatatcatttataactgtaagtttaatataataaatattataaaatgttaaaaccctgatattcatttataaacaccctgtatatgaattttTAAGAAATCTTTGAAGACCCACATCTTAGTCTTCATGTTGTTCAAAACAGTGTCATTGAATAAATAGAGTGTAATCCTTGCTTCCTACAACTGTCTGTTTTGTGTAAATTACAGTAAAGGGAATGCTGAAGGAGCCTTCCATTATTTCAGAAAACTGGTCTTCACTGGACTAGAATAAAAAGATttcaggaatattctgtgatctcaCAAAATCCTTCAATTCAGTTAACCATTTATTAAAACTCCACAAACTTAAGAGCTTTGGGATCAAGGATACTGCATTACAGTGGTTCAATTCCTACCTGATTGAAAAATGAGTTATTTTAAAACTAAACTCAGTTAACTACTACTCCAAATGAAAAACTATTTCCTAAGGGTTTAAGGGGTACCACAGGGTTCATTACTGCATTCATGCATGTTTTTGTTGTATGTCAATGATTTATCATTAAGTATCAATGCTCATTCAGTCCTGTTCATAGATGACACCTCAGTCCTGATAGAAAACGACACTATAGAAAAAAATTACAGATAGTGTACAAAATGTGCTAggaaaacttgaatcttggttccataaaaacagagtaaaactaATAAATGTTTTCAAGAGATAGACTTTGTCTCTAAATCATAAGCATTGTGTCCTATAAAAACAGTCCATAATAATTGATTTGTGACAGAAGAAAGCCATATGAAATTCTTCAGTCTTTGGCTCTTTGAAAAGATTACATCATAACATTTtagagaaaaatgttattttatcATTGAAGAACCCATGGAAGACAGTTTTACACTTTGAACAGAGACTATTAATCTGTAAACTGTTACTATGTAACATATATTGTAGTgttatatgtatttttattagaTATACTTGCAAACTGTTCATCTATAATGGATAACATTCTTAAAACAGTGTAAAAAGACCTTTTGTAAATTATTATACTTTTTGTAAACTTGACGTGTCTCCTGCCCAACAGATTCAATGATCTGTATACAGTATGTAATAAGACtaataaatcacatttcattccattcataAATGGGGCATTAGAATAAGAGAATATTCATAGGTTTCACAGTGAAAATTGAGCCTCTGAATTTGGTTAGTTGGttagtttgggggaggggaccaaacagcaagttcATTGGTcctattggattagggaaggatggagaagaaagtcagccatgccgtttcaaaggaatcaccccagcatttgcctgaagtgatttagggaaatcacagaaaacctgaatcagattGGTCAGACAcaggattgaactgtcatcctcccaaatgtgagtccattgtgctaaccattgtgccacctcacttggtagtAGGTTCTTGTTAGACATTAGGCTTTAGTTGGATCTCAGCTATCACTTACATCCTTGTTGTAAATGTTTCTAAATTGTTAGTTCTGCAAATTCTATAGTACTGGACTAATAATAGGCTCTTATTTTCTTCTGTTTATCAAGTTTCTGTTGAAATTTTGTTTCCAACAAAATGTTGGTTACAGTATTATTTCTAATATTTAAGCCAACAACTACTTCATTTTCAGTTTTGATTATCTTCTTTGTTTGTGCTTAATTATATGGACTTCTGTTTAATTACTAATTGTCTCGCTAACTCAGTTCCGTGTTTTATTAGGCTGTGGAAAGCAAAAATGTTGAGTCACATTAAGTCCACAGTACCCTATgctatttctttatttccaaaccCAGTAACCATTTAGATTTCTCTTGATAAATGTATTTAATATGCTATCTCTTTTAGTCCTCAGCTTCATCATTACTTTCACATTATAAACCACAATTTTCCTACAGTtcggttttcatttttttaaacactGTCTATAGACTTTCAGCCTGTTACTCTGTGTGGAATGATATTAGGCATTAAACTTGTACGATTTCTAATAGTTATCTTTAGAACTATTTTTGCCAGATCTTCAGATACAGCATCTTCATTTCAATCTTTTATCAATAATACATCCTAATCCTCCATACCCTCCTTGGTATGTCTCTTTGGACTAAGACATATCCTGACTGGCACTCAATTTGGCCTTCTTCAGCCCATTATACATTTGACATTACATTTCTCCTGATATGTACACCATATTCCAGTTTCGGCAGCTTATCTTCAGCCCTTGTGATTCCACAGTATACAGTTCCTAGATGGAGTGAAATGTAAGCAGCAGCCTACTTATGGGTCATagtattttatttcaaataatctCAATGTAGCAAGGCACTGGTACAGTAGTAGCTGGGCATGTCCCTTATGTAATGACACACTGCCCAAGTTCCCTCAGTCTCCCATGCCCAACACACTTTCACTGTAGATGAGAGAAACTAGTGTCACTGTGCAGAGTGAAACTCTATCTTACAACATGAAAGgaaggaataaataaatgaataaaatatctaatgttaaccactcttgccaggaatttttcatgaTCAGTGGTTTTAGACTTGAGACAGTTATAAGCATTTGTCAACAGTAGTTACTATTTAAACTATCATTTTGTTATTGTTCCATTTTTTATGTTCCAGGCAATCTTTGGCTTGAAAGCTGCCAGCAGGAAGATGTTATCCTGGCATGTACACTGCCACCAGATGCTGATCTCTCTTGTCATGGACAGTTTACATCCCAGATGCAGCCAAAGTTCCTCGAAATCGATGCAGACTCCCAGTTTCTGCTGTCACGACCTTTACTGCACCACGAGACAGAGATGCGAATGTTCAAATCACCTCTACTCCAGGGTGTGCTTGCATTTTGTCGTGAACATGGTGATCGCTGGAGACGTCAAATTAAAGTGACACATCATATATTTCCATCAAATGAGACCTTACTGCAAGTACCATTACCAGCATCCAAGGAGAAGgcagagaaaataaaaacaagACAAGCAACTAAGAAGTCTGCATCATTTACTTACATGCCATATAATGGAAATGCAAATGCAAAGGTAGAAGAAGGGCGTAACCTGCCTCCTGCTGTGCCACCGAGAAACGAGTCACGAATACCACCCGACAGTGGTCCACCGAGTGAAAATCGCTGTCACCATAACCACGTATCTCCAAAGGTTCAGCAATATATCAACAACAAAAACTACCCATCAATGTATCAGCCTGAGGTATCATCTGCAATATCTGGCCAAAGTCGTACTGCATCTACATCTCATCTACAGCAAAGAATTCAGAGTCCTCCCTTGCCACCTCCAAATGCAAATTTAAGGAACAAAGAGGTATCATCTGGACTGTCACTTTCACCTGATGATCTCCCTTACTCTCATGTTGCAGATGCAATAGTAAACAATTTTAAAAATGGTGAGAATACTATTGATGAAGAAAATATATATGCAGAAATATGTGAGCCAAAGAATTCGTCCTCTAGAGATGTCAGAAAACTAGACTTTTATTTTCTGAAACACAGAGGTGCAGAGAAACTCAAAGAAGATTATTATTATGTGCAGTTTGATAGTGGCAGTGAGAGCAGTGCAGTGCTAAAGGAAGAAGTAACTTACGATACAGTTTGCTGATATTGACTGTACATTATTTAGCTTTCAGAATGCTTAAAATTGTCAGAATTATCTGCAAAAAATCTGTACTGTTATCAATACAGATAATATAATGGCTGAATTTTAATTGTTGTAAGCAACTGTGATGTCGCATTTAACACATTTactgaatttataaaaaaaatcatcatGTTCATCTGATTATATGTTTAATTCTGTATCAGAACAAAGGAAGAAATTCAAACATGCACATAAATATGTACTGCACTGCATTATGTTACACTTCAATAGTTAACAGAAGTGTATCAATGCAGTCCAATACAAAAGTATCCATTGCTCAGAATATTAGCTTTTTGTCCACAGATACACATCAGATTGTGAGCATATTGCAGAAATACTTTTGTATGCAATGAGCAAGCTTCCATTTCCACACCTTTCACTTCCTTATACCTGGTCATTGAATTTCAGTTAACAAATTTTCAGTGTATGTCTCCATTCTATATGTAGAAAGCTCAGatgaacacacactatttcaagatTGTACAAATATGATTCATGTGCTCAGAAATTAAAATTCTACACTTTTAAAAGGGATAATTGAGGCATAATGGCTGAAAAGATTATCCAAACATTGCTAGACACAATATGATTAGGTACAAAGGTTCTGAATATGCTTGTTCAAAAATACTCTTAACTTTATAAACTATATACTGATTTTGAAAAACTATGATCACTCATTATATGCAAGACCCTGGAAGATAAATTTT
This window encodes:
- the LOC124619726 gene encoding uncharacterized protein LOC124619726, with product MSSISGRSGRSSGSSGGRRSTTMPTYTHQHPAPAAAAARMPLSASLELRASERLTPRHFLDKYSLPRVVRVSWLPGPQPQPLLLFRQYRSAKVQARSLAAAARAPKVQGPALVLPASYTGWFSRVNSKGQPTARCYTNIQQLVAAQITTFVTRTELTAYRLNDTKEIQQESVNKKMQYLKTSVRAGHAIKLLAVFEDVNNVQVHNNKRLSLPLIGRASSKGDKYAQCLDDKNQVVFIPLTTTGQLYAVSGLDETHIVSQLSHLLRDGQFPIRVCLVAGPLPSPLPAGFTGNLWLESCQQEDVILACTLPPDADLSCHGQFTSQMQPKFLEIDADSQFLLSRPLLHHETEMRMFKSPLLQGVLAFCREHGDRWRRQIKVTHHIFPSNETLLQVPLPASKEKAEKIKTRQATKKSASFTYMPYNGNANAKVEEGRNLPPAVPPRNESRIPPDSGPPSENRCHHNHVSPKVQQYINNKNYPSMYQPEVSSAISGQSRTASTSHLQQRIQSPPLPPPNANLRNKEVSSGLSLSPDDLPYSHVADAIVNNFKNGENTIDEENIYAEICEPKNSSSRDVRKLDFYFLKHRGAEKLKEDYYYVQFDSGSESSAVLKEEVTYDTVC